The following proteins are encoded in a genomic region of Brachypodium distachyon strain Bd21 chromosome 1, Brachypodium_distachyon_v3.0, whole genome shotgun sequence:
- the LOC104582088 gene encoding HAM34 protein-like translates to MAATTPAATASDPTATTPTAVAGAAAEATPAVAVDAVVVPSMVPATPRAAAAAAAASTTDETAAADAAGTDSSVTQQEAVPAGGSETPPASQSPGAGEAEVAEEEQ, encoded by the coding sequence atggcggcgactaCCCCGGCAGCGACCGCCAGCGACCCGACGGCGACTACCCCAACAGcagtcgccggcgccgcggcggaaGCCACACCCGCAGTGGCCGTCGACGCCGTGGTGGTTCCTTCGATGGTTCCCGCGACGCCCCGAgccgcggcagccgcggcggcagcgtcgaCCACCGACGAGACAGCGGCCGCAGATGCCGCTGGCACGGATTCTTCTGTTACCCAGCAAGAGGCGGTCCCTGCCGGGGGCTCAGAAACCCCACCAGCCTCGCAGTCCCCAGGCGCGGGTGAGGCGGAGGTtgcagaggaggagcagtag